A genome region from Bradyrhizobium commune includes the following:
- a CDS encoding M48 family metalloprotease → MLLQILLRKKAAALTALVTAAAIVLSPFAALAQEGRGPPPVLRDTETEQLLREYTRPILRVAGLEKQNIQMVILNDASFNAFVADGRRIFVNYGAILQSETPNQLIGVLAHETGHLAGGHLSKLREQLANAQTQMIIAMLLGAGALVAGASRGSNSAGNNGLANAGAAAIAGPGEMIRRSLLSYQRQQEENADRAGVKFLTATQQSPKGMYETFKRFTSESLFAARGADPYLQSHPMPTERVAALQEFASTSPYWDKKDDPALQLRHDMVRAKISAFMERPETVYRRYPQTNDSLPARYARAISTYLHGDLRSALAQIDALIQVQPSNPYFYEVRGQALLESGKPADAIAPLRKAVQLSNNAPLIEMLLGQALVGTDNKAYTDDAVRILRAAVAREPEAPLGYMQLAMAYGRKGDYAEADLASAQAAYLRGDNKTARELATRAKTRFAVGTPGWVKADDIVASKPPRN, encoded by the coding sequence ATGTTGCTTCAAATCCTATTGCGCAAGAAGGCCGCCGCGCTGACCGCCCTCGTGACCGCGGCGGCAATCGTTTTGTCGCCATTTGCAGCACTTGCGCAGGAAGGCCGCGGGCCGCCGCCGGTCCTGCGCGACACCGAGACCGAGCAGCTGCTGCGCGAATATACGCGCCCGATCCTGCGCGTCGCCGGTCTGGAGAAGCAGAACATCCAGATGGTCATCCTCAACGACGCCTCGTTCAACGCGTTCGTCGCCGATGGCCGCCGCATCTTCGTCAATTACGGCGCGATCCTCCAGTCGGAGACGCCGAACCAGCTGATCGGCGTGCTCGCGCACGAGACCGGCCATCTGGCCGGCGGCCATCTGTCCAAGCTGCGCGAGCAGCTCGCCAACGCGCAGACCCAGATGATCATCGCCATGCTGCTTGGCGCCGGCGCTCTCGTCGCAGGCGCAAGCCGCGGCTCCAACAGCGCCGGCAATAACGGACTTGCCAACGCGGGCGCGGCCGCGATCGCCGGACCGGGCGAGATGATCCGTCGCTCGCTGCTGTCCTACCAGCGCCAGCAGGAGGAGAATGCCGACCGCGCCGGGGTAAAATTCCTGACCGCGACCCAGCAGTCGCCGAAGGGCATGTACGAGACCTTCAAGCGCTTCACCAGCGAAAGCCTGTTCGCCGCGCGCGGCGCCGATCCCTACCTCCAGTCGCATCCGATGCCGACCGAGCGCGTCGCGGCACTCCAGGAGTTCGCCAGCACCAGCCCCTATTGGGACAAGAAGGACGATCCCGCGCTCCAGCTCCGCCATGACATGGTGCGCGCCAAGATCTCCGCCTTCATGGAGCGGCCCGAGACGGTGTACCGCCGCTATCCCCAGACCAACGACAGCCTGCCGGCGCGCTATGCCCGCGCCATCAGCACCTATCTGCACGGCGATTTGCGTAGCGCGCTTGCCCAGATCGACGCGCTGATCCAGGTCCAGCCGAGCAACCCGTATTTCTACGAGGTGCGCGGCCAGGCCCTTTTGGAGAGCGGCAAGCCCGCCGACGCCATCGCCCCCCTGCGCAAGGCGGTACAGCTGTCGAACAACGCGCCCCTCATCGAGATGTTACTTGGGCAGGCTCTGGTTGGAACCGATAATAAGGCCTACACGGACGACGCCGTTCGGATTCTCCGCGCCGCAGTGGCTCGGGAGCCTGAAGCACCGCTCGGCTACATGCAGCTCGCGATGGCCTATGGCCGGAAGGGCGACTATGCCGAGGCGGATCTCGCATCGGCCCAGGCCGCCTATTTGCGCGGCGACAACAAGACCGCCCGCGAGCTTGCCACGCGCGCGAAAACCCGTTTCGCCGTCGGGACGCCCGGTTGGGTCAAGGCCGACGACATCGTGGCGTCGAAACCGCCGCGCAACTAG
- a CDS encoding DsbA family protein → MPSLRLLAPALFALAIFGATGPASADGFSDAQRTDIEAIIKNYLVTHPEVLEEAMTELSKRQAAAETEKHEASIAQNSDAIFNSPRQVVLGNKDGDVTFVEFFDYNCGYCKRAMSDMLDLMKSDPKLKVVLKEFPVLSQGSVEAAQVAVAVRMQDPSGKKYLDFHQKLLGGRGAADKARAMQAAKEAGLDTARIEKDIASPEVRTTIEENFKLAEAMGMNGTPSYVIGKQIVVGAVGLDGLKEKIGVARCGKATC, encoded by the coding sequence ATGCCTTCGCTGCGCCTGCTCGCCCCCGCGCTGTTTGCGCTCGCCATCTTCGGCGCAACGGGACCGGCTTCGGCCGATGGCTTCTCCGATGCCCAGCGCACCGACATCGAGGCCATCATCAAGAACTACCTCGTCACCCATCCCGAGGTGCTCGAGGAGGCCATGACCGAGCTCAGCAAGCGCCAGGCGGCTGCCGAGACCGAGAAGCACGAAGCCTCGATCGCCCAGAACTCCGATGCGATCTTCAACTCGCCGCGCCAGGTCGTGCTCGGCAACAAGGACGGCGACGTCACCTTCGTCGAGTTCTTCGACTACAATTGCGGCTACTGCAAGCGCGCGATGAGCGACATGCTCGATCTCATGAAGAGCGATCCGAAGCTCAAGGTCGTGCTGAAGGAGTTTCCGGTGCTGAGCCAGGGCTCGGTCGAAGCCGCACAAGTCGCGGTCGCCGTGCGCATGCAGGATCCCTCCGGCAAGAAATATCTCGACTTCCACCAGAAGCTGCTCGGCGGCCGCGGCGCCGCCGACAAGGCGCGCGCGATGCAGGCGGCCAAGGAAGCCGGCCTCGACACCGCTAGAATCGAGAAGGACATCGCGAGCCCCGAGGTGCGCACCACCATTGAGGAGAACTTCAAGCTCGCCGAAGCGATGGGCATGAACGGCACGCCGAGCTACGTGATCGGCAAGCAGATCGTGGTCGGCGCCGTCGGCCTCGACGGCCTCAAGGAAAAGATCGGCGTCGCCCGCTGCGGCAAGGCGACCTGCTAG
- a CDS encoding DUF1236 domain-containing protein, whose protein sequence is MSNRFMISVAALALIAGAGLANAQGTMKNESGAGAQPMQHSQPAGGAAERGGATGKEAAPEKGTVGQAGGSSTMKSGGAAEEKSSGATKDEHSGREMNKNAAEDKSGATKSQRTDEHAQGQQDKSKSMSQDTSKSGATSKSGAKDQKDMKAEDSKSGAASKSNAENRPASGTSTDMKAEGKSSTSSSTTVGQAGAGAKLSTEQRTQITSVIREERVAPVTNVNFSISVGTRVPREGIELHALPSRVVTIYPEWRNYRYVLVREQIVIIDPNTYEIVAILDV, encoded by the coding sequence ATGTCGAACCGCTTTATGATCTCGGTTGCCGCGCTCGCACTGATTGCCGGCGCCGGTCTGGCGAACGCACAAGGGACGATGAAGAACGAGAGCGGCGCCGGCGCGCAGCCGATGCAGCACTCGCAGCCCGCCGGCGGCGCCGCCGAGCGCGGTGGCGCGACGGGCAAGGAAGCGGCTCCCGAGAAGGGCACTGTCGGTCAGGCTGGCGGCTCCAGCACCATGAAGTCCGGCGGCGCGGCCGAAGAGAAGTCCTCTGGTGCGACCAAGGACGAGCACTCTGGCCGTGAGATGAACAAGAACGCGGCCGAGGATAAGTCCGGCGCCACCAAGAGCCAGCGCACTGACGAGCACGCGCAGGGTCAGCAGGACAAGTCCAAGAGCATGAGCCAGGACACCAGCAAGTCCGGCGCCACCAGCAAGTCCGGCGCCAAGGATCAGAAGGACATGAAGGCCGAGGACAGCAAGTCTGGCGCGGCGAGCAAGAGCAACGCCGAGAACCGTCCGGCCTCCGGCACCTCGACCGACATGAAGGCCGAGGGCAAGAGCTCGACCTCGTCCTCGACGACCGTCGGTCAGGCCGGCGCCGGTGCCAAGCTTTCGACCGAGCAGCGGACCCAGATCACGTCTGTGATCCGCGAGGAGCGCGTGGCGCCTGTGACCAACGTGAACTTCTCGATCTCGGTCGGCACCCGCGTACCGCGCGAGGGCATCGAACTGCACGCCCTGCCCTCCCGGGTCGTGACAATCTATCCGGAGTGGCGCAACTACCGCTACGTCTTGGTCCGCGAGCAGATCGTGATCATCGATCCCAACACCTACGAGATCGTCGCCATTCTCGACGTGTAA
- the aroQ gene encoding type II 3-dehydroquinate dehydratase: MAEPATDTILVLNGPNLNMLGTREPEKYGHATLADVETLCRETAAAFGLKADCRQSNREGELIDFIHEAHAGRMKGIIINAGGYSHTSIALHDALLAVQIPTVEVHVTNIHARESFRHHSYTARAAFASLCGFGIEGYRLAIQGLAAKLGIKPKA; encoded by the coding sequence ATGGCCGAACCAGCAACCGACACGATCCTCGTTCTCAACGGGCCGAACCTCAACATGTTGGGGACGCGCGAGCCCGAGAAGTATGGCCATGCCACGCTGGCCGACGTCGAGACCTTGTGCCGGGAGACCGCGGCCGCATTCGGCCTCAAGGCCGACTGCCGGCAGTCCAACCGCGAAGGCGAGCTGATCGACTTCATCCACGAAGCGCATGCGGGCAGGATGAAAGGCATCATCATCAATGCCGGCGGCTATTCGCACACCTCGATCGCGCTGCACGACGCGCTGCTCGCGGTGCAGATTCCGACGGTCGAAGTCCACGTGACCAACATCCACGCCCGCGAGAGTTTCCGTCACCACTCCTACACCGCGCGCGCGGCTTTCGCATCGCTCTGCGGTTTCGGCATCGAGGGCTACCGCCTCGCCATCCAGGGCCTTGCCGCCAAGCTCGGCATCAAGCCCAAAGCCTGA
- the accB gene encoding acetyl-CoA carboxylase biotin carboxyl carrier protein, with amino-acid sequence MARQPDDKAAAKFSSEDSALVRELALLLDETSLTEIEIERAGLRLRVARNISVAATMPMPVAAAAPALVAAPAAAALAPAAADMSKHPGAVTSPMVGTAYWAPEPGAKPFIEVGSKVSVGQNLLIIEAMKTMNQIPSPRAGTVTQILVEDGQPVEFGEALVIIE; translated from the coding sequence ATGGCGCGCCAGCCAGACGACAAAGCAGCCGCAAAGTTTTCCAGCGAGGATTCCGCGCTCGTCCGCGAGCTCGCGCTTCTGCTCGACGAGACCAGCCTCACCGAGATCGAGATCGAACGTGCCGGTCTGCGCCTGCGTGTCGCCCGTAACATCAGCGTTGCCGCGACCATGCCGATGCCGGTTGCGGCCGCGGCCCCCGCCCTCGTCGCAGCTCCTGCCGCCGCAGCACTCGCTCCTGCCGCGGCCGACATGTCGAAGCATCCGGGTGCGGTGACCTCGCCGATGGTCGGCACCGCCTATTGGGCGCCGGAGCCCGGCGCCAAGCCGTTCATCGAAGTCGGCAGCAAGGTCTCGGTCGGCCAGAACCTGCTGATCATCGAAGCCATGAAGACCATGAACCAGATCCCGTCGCCGCGGGCCGGCACGGTGACGCAGATCCTGGTCGAGGACGGCCAGCCGGTCGAGTTCGGCGAAGCGCTGGTCATCATTGAGTGA
- the accC gene encoding acetyl-CoA carboxylase biotin carboxylase subunit: MFDKILIANRGEIALRILRACKELGIATVAVHSTADADAMHVRLSDESVCIGPPPSKDSYLNVPALLAACEITGADAVHPGYGFLSENARFAEILSDHNLHFIGPKAEHIRLMGDKIEAKKTAKRLGIPVVPGSDGAVGPNDDAMAIAKKIGFPLLVKAAAGGGGRGMKVAQSEADLQLALSTAANEAKSAFGDASVYLEKYLQKPRHIEIQILGDGRGGAIHLGERDCSLQRRHQKVWEEGPSPVLAAAARAKIGETCAKAMREMKYLGVGTIEFLYEDGEFYFIEMNTRIQVEHPVTESITDIDLVLEQIRIAAGGELPAKQSEVQIIGHAIECRINAENPQTFRPSPGRISQYHPPGGLGVRIDSAVYQGYTIPPYYDSLVGKLIVHGKTRAECLMRLRRALDEMVVDGIETTLPLFRDLVRQPAIIDGDYHIHWLEQYLAGQTEPAAK, translated from the coding sequence ATGTTCGACAAGATCCTCATAGCCAATCGCGGCGAGATCGCCCTTCGCATCCTGCGGGCCTGCAAGGAGCTCGGCATCGCGACCGTCGCCGTGCACTCCACCGCCGATGCCGACGCCATGCATGTGCGCCTGTCGGACGAGAGCGTCTGCATCGGACCGCCGCCGTCGAAGGACAGCTATCTGAACGTGCCCGCACTGCTCGCGGCCTGTGAGATCACGGGTGCGGACGCCGTCCATCCCGGCTACGGCTTCCTCTCGGAGAACGCGCGCTTCGCGGAGATCCTCTCCGACCACAATCTGCATTTCATCGGCCCCAAAGCCGAGCACATCCGCCTGATGGGCGACAAGATCGAGGCCAAGAAGACCGCCAAGCGCCTCGGCATCCCCGTGGTGCCGGGCTCCGACGGCGCGGTCGGCCCCAACGACGACGCGATGGCGATCGCCAAGAAGATCGGTTTCCCGTTGCTGGTCAAGGCGGCGGCCGGCGGCGGCGGCCGCGGCATGAAGGTCGCCCAGAGCGAGGCCGATCTGCAATTGGCGCTGTCGACGGCGGCCAACGAGGCCAAATCCGCCTTCGGCGACGCGTCCGTTTATCTCGAGAAATACCTCCAGAAGCCGCGCCACATCGAAATCCAGATCCTCGGCGACGGCCGCGGCGGCGCGATCCATCTCGGAGAACGCGACTGCTCGCTCCAGCGCCGCCACCAGAAGGTCTGGGAGGAAGGCCCCTCGCCCGTGTTGGCTGCAGCCGCGCGCGCCAAGATCGGCGAGACGTGTGCCAAAGCGATGCGCGAGATGAAATATCTCGGAGTCGGCACCATCGAGTTCCTCTACGAGGACGGCGAGTTCTACTTCATCGAGATGAACACCCGCATCCAGGTCGAGCATCCCGTCACCGAGAGCATCACCGACATCGATCTCGTGCTGGAGCAGATCCGCATCGCCGCCGGCGGCGAGCTGCCGGCCAAGCAGAGCGAGGTCCAGATCATCGGCCACGCCATCGAGTGCCGCATCAATGCGGAGAACCCGCAGACCTTCCGTCCCTCACCGGGCCGGATCTCGCAATACCACCCGCCGGGCGGGCTCGGCGTCCGCATCGATTCTGCGGTCTATCAGGGCTACACCATCCCGCCCTATTACGATTCCCTCGTCGGCAAGCTGATCGTGCACGGCAAGACCCGCGCCGAATGCCTGATGCGCCTGCGCCGGGCGCTGGACGAGATGGTGGTCGACGGGATCGAGACCACGCTGCCGCTGTTCCGCGACCTGGTGCGCCAGCCCGCCATCATCGACGGCGACTACCACATCCATTGGCTCGAACAGTATCTGGCCGGCCAGACGGAGCCCGCCGCGAAATAA
- a CDS encoding sensor histidine kinase, which yields MTAEAERRRAFWQILLFAAGLLVLTAISAGSVHLVNKARDDNKWVVHTIEVENQVNALLLEVRRAESGARGYILTQGPDFLADHEQAVVAIIPALDRLTRLIGDNPAQRDSIEKLSAAIETRLGQFTREIDFVRQGQPEKATALTREAAAGGTTTTIGSVAGTMIAEEERLFRLRSANADRSQTLAASLTGIGSGLVVVLALIAIWLVRRSARARDEAEARLRDANLNLEATVDERTADLSEANNEIQRFAYIVSHDLRSPLVNIMGFTSELEELGKDIFRRIGGLTGAPAGGPPVDVGDIPLDGSDKQLSTDFSEALGFIKSSIARMDRLISAILNLTREGRREFQPEKINTRELVEAIVSTLAHQAVEAQAEIHVEPLPNLVSDRLALEQIFSNLIDNAIKYLKQGVPGEIRIRGRTKLGYAIYEISDNGRGIDPKDHQRIFDLFRRAGTQDKPGQGIGLAHVRALVRRLGGTMSVSSELNGGSTFTITLPITWNASNRNADK from the coding sequence GTGACGGCTGAGGCAGAGCGACGGCGTGCATTTTGGCAAATCCTGTTGTTCGCGGCAGGGCTCCTCGTGCTGACCGCGATCAGTGCAGGCTCCGTCCACCTCGTCAACAAGGCGCGCGACGACAACAAATGGGTGGTGCACACCATCGAGGTGGAAAACCAGGTCAACGCGCTGCTGCTCGAGGTCCGGCGCGCCGAGAGCGGCGCGCGCGGCTATATCCTGACACAAGGACCCGACTTCCTCGCCGACCATGAGCAGGCCGTCGTAGCGATCATTCCCGCACTCGACAGGCTCACGCGCCTGATCGGCGACAATCCTGCGCAACGCGACAGCATCGAGAAGCTCAGCGCCGCGATCGAGACCCGGCTCGGCCAGTTCACGCGCGAGATCGATTTCGTCAGGCAGGGCCAGCCGGAGAAGGCGACGGCGCTGACCCGCGAAGCCGCCGCCGGCGGCACCACGACCACGATCGGCAGCGTCGCTGGCACGATGATCGCCGAGGAGGAGCGCCTGTTTCGGCTCCGCTCGGCGAACGCCGACCGCAGCCAGACACTGGCTGCGTCGCTTACCGGCATCGGCTCCGGCCTCGTCGTCGTGCTCGCTTTGATCGCGATCTGGCTGGTGCGGCGTTCGGCGCGCGCCCGCGACGAGGCCGAGGCGCGCCTGCGCGATGCCAATCTCAACCTCGAGGCGACCGTGGACGAGCGCACGGCGGACCTGAGCGAAGCCAACAACGAGATCCAGCGCTTTGCCTATATCGTCAGCCACGATTTGCGCTCGCCGCTGGTCAACATCATGGGCTTCACCAGCGAGCTCGAAGAACTGGGCAAGGACATCTTTCGACGGATCGGCGGGCTCACCGGGGCGCCGGCGGGCGGCCCGCCGGTCGATGTCGGCGACATCCCGCTCGACGGCTCCGACAAGCAGCTTTCCACGGACTTTTCCGAAGCGCTCGGTTTCATCAAGTCCTCGATCGCGCGGATGGACCGGCTGATCTCGGCGATCCTCAACCTCACCCGGGAGGGCCGGCGCGAATTCCAGCCGGAGAAGATCAATACGCGCGAGCTCGTCGAGGCGATCGTGTCGACGCTGGCGCATCAAGCGGTCGAAGCACAGGCCGAGATCCACGTCGAACCGCTGCCAAATCTCGTCAGCGACCGTCTTGCACTGGAGCAGATCTTCTCCAATCTGATCGACAATGCGATCAAGTATCTCAAACAAGGGGTTCCCGGCGAGATCAGAATCCGCGGGCGGACCAAGCTCGGCTACGCTATCTACGAAATCAGCGATAACGGCCGCGGCATCGATCCGAAGGATCATCAGCGGATTTTCGACCTGTTCCGCCGTGCGGGAACCCAGGACAAGCCCGGCCAGGGCATAGGTCTTGCACATGTGCGTGCACTTGTGCGTCGCCTCGGCGGCACGATGTCGGTATCGTCTGAACTGAACGGGGGCAGTACCTTCACGATCACCCTGCCCATCACCTGGAATGCGAGCAACCGGAACGCCGACAAATGA
- a CDS encoding response regulator gives MTQPVTIIMIEDDEGHARLIERNIRRSGVNNEIVSFANGTDAVKHLFGADGSGLAQKGNALLILLDLNLPDMSGIDILKRIKENKYLKASPVVVLTTTDDSQEIKRCYEFGCNVYITKPVNYENFANAIRQLGLFFSVIQVPPAAP, from the coding sequence ATGACCCAACCTGTGACCATCATCATGATCGAGGACGACGAGGGACACGCGCGGCTGATCGAGCGCAACATCCGCCGCTCCGGGGTCAACAACGAGATCGTGTCGTTTGCCAATGGCACCGACGCCGTGAAGCATCTGTTCGGCGCCGACGGCAGCGGGCTTGCCCAGAAGGGCAACGCACTTCTGATCCTGCTCGACCTCAACCTGCCTGACATGAGCGGGATCGACATCCTGAAGCGGATCAAGGAAAACAAATATCTCAAGGCCTCGCCCGTGGTGGTGCTGACCACCACCGACGACAGCCAGGAGATCAAGCGCTGCTACGAGTTCGGCTGCAACGTCTACATCACCAAGCCCGTCAACTACGAGAATTTCGCCAACGCCATCCGGCAGCTCGGTCTGTTCTTCTCGGTCATCCAGGTCCCGCCCGCCGCCCCATGA
- a CDS encoding sensor histidine kinase gives MTQRTPTLLYIDDDAALARLVDRGLTRRGYDVIHAASGEEGLELIRRASSDGGIDVVALDQYMPGLDGLETLEQIMAIPDAPPVVFVTASQDSSIAVTALKAGAADYLVKDVKGDFIPLLHVAAEGALRQAELQRAREEAEAEIHASRDRYAALAAEREMLLREVNHRVGNSLQIIASLLHLQANSATQDEVKAALTNAMGRVAAVAQVHRRLYTSQDLKSVVLNQYLDSLLEDLRRSAEGNRMSRLTVKAEPVEIDPDRAVAVGIIVNELVMNAVKYAYPDGAGPIHVELTSDGDELLLSITDDGVGDKVKADPRSTGMGQRIVTAMAAKLDATVERDPAHSGTRVILRFRREPIAPSKANSAAAS, from the coding sequence ATGACCCAGCGCACGCCAACACTGCTCTATATCGATGACGACGCAGCGCTGGCGCGGCTGGTCGATCGCGGCCTCACGCGGCGCGGCTACGATGTCATTCATGCCGCAAGCGGCGAGGAAGGCCTGGAGCTCATCCGCCGCGCAAGCAGCGACGGCGGCATCGACGTGGTGGCGCTCGACCAGTACATGCCGGGCCTTGATGGGCTGGAGACGCTCGAGCAGATCATGGCGATCCCGGATGCTCCACCCGTGGTGTTCGTGACGGCGTCGCAGGATTCCAGCATCGCGGTGACCGCGCTGAAAGCGGGTGCGGCCGATTACTTGGTCAAGGACGTCAAGGGCGACTTCATCCCGCTGCTGCATGTCGCGGCCGAGGGCGCGCTGCGGCAGGCCGAATTGCAGCGGGCGCGCGAGGAAGCCGAAGCCGAGATCCATGCCTCGCGCGACCGCTACGCGGCGCTTGCCGCCGAGCGCGAGATGCTGCTGCGCGAGGTCAACCACCGCGTCGGCAATTCACTCCAGATCATCGCCTCGCTGCTGCACTTGCAGGCGAACTCGGCTACGCAGGACGAGGTCAAGGCAGCGCTGACCAACGCGATGGGCCGCGTCGCCGCGGTCGCGCAGGTGCACCGACGCCTCTACACCTCGCAGGATCTGAAGAGCGTGGTGCTGAACCAGTATCTGGACTCGCTGCTCGAGGATCTCCGCCGCTCGGCCGAAGGCAACCGGATGTCGCGCCTGACGGTGAAGGCCGAGCCGGTCGAGATCGATCCGGACCGCGCGGTCGCCGTCGGAATCATCGTCAACGAGCTGGTGATGAATGCAGTGAAATACGCCTATCCCGACGGCGCCGGCCCGATCCATGTCGAGCTGACCTCGGATGGCGACGAGCTCCTGCTATCGATCACCGACGACGGCGTCGGCGACAAGGTCAAGGCCGACCCGCGCTCGACCGGCATGGGCCAGCGCATCGTCACGGCGATGGCCGCCAAGCTCGACGCCACCGTCGAGCGCGATCCGGCGCATTCCGGGACCCGCGTCATCCTGCGGTTCCGCCGCGAGCCCATCGCCCCCAGCAAGGCGAACAGCGCCGCGGCGAGTTGA
- the aat gene encoding leucyl/phenylalanyl-tRNA--protein transferase gives MTSRDSASSEITPAVLLRAYACGIFPMAESADDPTLFWVEPEMRGVIPLDGFRVASRLARTVRSDAFRVTVNTAFKATIAGCAAPKAGREDTWINKRIRDLYGGLYELGHCHSVEAWQGDDLVGGLYGVSLGRAFFGESMFHTTRDASKVALVHLVARLIHGGFELLDTQYVTEHLKSFGAAEISRRRYTGLLDKALAGEPGDFLRLTTEQPVPGVRALDIIASRQ, from the coding sequence ATGACTTCGCGCGACTCCGCCTCGTCTGAAATCACGCCGGCCGTGCTGCTGCGCGCCTATGCCTGCGGCATCTTTCCGATGGCCGAAAGCGCCGACGATCCGACCTTGTTCTGGGTCGAGCCGGAGATGCGCGGCGTGATCCCGCTCGACGGTTTTCGCGTCGCCTCACGGCTGGCCCGCACCGTGCGCTCGGATGCGTTTCGCGTCACCGTCAACACCGCGTTCAAAGCGACGATCGCCGGCTGCGCCGCGCCGAAGGCCGGCCGCGAGGACACCTGGATCAACAAGCGCATCCGCGACCTCTATGGCGGTCTCTACGAGCTCGGCCATTGCCACAGCGTCGAGGCCTGGCAGGGCGACGATCTCGTCGGCGGCCTCTATGGCGTGAGCCTGGGGCGTGCCTTCTTCGGCGAGAGCATGTTTCACACCACGCGCGACGCCTCGAAGGTCGCGCTGGTGCATCTCGTCGCGCGGCTGATCCATGGCGGGTTCGAGCTGCTCGACACGCAATATGTCACCGAGCATCTGAAGAGCTTTGGCGCGGCCGAGATTTCGCGGCGGCGCTACACCGGCCTGCTCGACAAGGCGCTCGCCGGCGAGCCCGGCGATTTCCTGAGGCTGACGACCGAACAGCCGGTCCCGGGCGTGCGGGCGCTCGATATCATCGCTTCACGGCAATAA
- a CDS encoding DUF2155 domain-containing protein, producing MSDKPDSLLKPREMFKTFTLTGLAALLATTVLTVATPAQAQIGTIFSDPPPLRPPGSIPRGGQPQPMPTPDDDEEVPELPPQGRVLPSRPLPPSSRQGNVMPGPVESQPLAPPPGTTVAPQNQPPAVAVAPPGAPPQPGAAPGQRQPQQKGGTQQGAVPQAPASLQPGDEVVTEPPAQKIVNKKATFSGLDKITGRIINFDEDIGETVQFGALRVKTDACYTRPATEAANTDAFVEVDEITLQGEVKRIFSGWMYAASPGLHGVEHPIYDIWLTDCKEPQQTIATAAPDPATKPAPPPPPPAQKKAAPKQAVQQRPPQPLPQPQQQPDPPPPPPRQQPGLFNFPGFGR from the coding sequence ATGTCCGACAAGCCCGATTCGCTGTTGAAGCCGCGCGAGATGTTCAAAACCTTTACCCTGACAGGCCTTGCGGCGCTGCTGGCGACCACCGTGCTGACGGTGGCGACGCCCGCCCAGGCGCAGATCGGCACGATCTTTTCCGATCCGCCGCCGCTGCGGCCGCCGGGCAGCATTCCCCGTGGTGGGCAGCCGCAACCAATGCCGACCCCCGACGACGACGAAGAGGTGCCGGAGCTGCCGCCGCAGGGCCGCGTGCTGCCGTCGCGCCCGCTGCCGCCGTCGAGCCGTCAGGGTAATGTCATGCCCGGGCCGGTCGAGAGCCAGCCGCTGGCGCCGCCGCCGGGCACGACCGTCGCCCCGCAGAACCAGCCGCCGGCGGTCGCGGTGGCACCGCCAGGCGCGCCTCCCCAGCCGGGCGCAGCTCCTGGTCAGCGCCAGCCTCAGCAGAAGGGTGGGACGCAGCAGGGTGCCGTGCCGCAGGCCCCCGCCAGCCTCCAGCCGGGCGACGAGGTCGTCACCGAGCCGCCGGCGCAGAAGATCGTCAACAAGAAGGCGACCTTCTCCGGCCTGGACAAGATCACCGGGCGCATCATCAATTTCGACGAGGATATCGGCGAGACCGTGCAGTTCGGCGCGCTGCGGGTGAAGACCGACGCCTGCTACACGCGGCCCGCGACCGAAGCCGCCAATACCGATGCGTTCGTCGAGGTCGACGAGATCACCTTGCAGGGTGAGGTGAAGCGGATCTTCTCCGGCTGGATGTATGCCGCGAGCCCCGGCCTGCACGGCGTCGAGCACCCGATCTACGACATCTGGCTGACCGACTGCAAAGAGCCGCAGCAGACCATCGCAACCGCCGCACCCGATCCCGCGACCAAGCCCGCGCCGCCCCCGCCGCCTCCGGCGCAGAAGAAGGCCGCGCCCAAGCAGGCGGTGCAGCAGCGTCCGCCGCAGCCCTTGCCGCAACCGCAGCAGCAACCGGACCCGCCGCCTCCGCCACCACGGCAGCAGCCGGGTCTGTTCAATTTCCCCGGCTTCGGCCGCTAG